A DNA window from Scylla paramamosain isolate STU-SP2022 chromosome 10, ASM3559412v1, whole genome shotgun sequence contains the following coding sequences:
- the LOC135104101 gene encoding protein cereblon-like isoform X2, translated as MDDRPAREDEQDDGEEMDVLEEDDMALLDPQPLDMVLAEEALQDEDDGEYEEYEDQDSDQSEESEGDGTGEMYDTTLPSRHVYLGETEELRGRTVQEENDCVSLPLLQHVSLMNLVLVPTQTLPLSISQSVQVSMLRSVILKDGTFGIVHSKPTQDGRPGLAKYGTTAEIYEYQEEDYSQTMSIKAKGRQRFKVISTHREITGLTVAKVQILPEIQMGNPFEMMRLQSLDKLTLPSPEDATSQAAWKRDLNSVRTSNCWRVRRRNAWLTSWPLWVYNQYDDLLLVQRVVNELMNNTMIKPAAVKLPRDPQDLSHWAAINLPLDNSHRLFLLSLNTPTQRLKYILSVLTKCKKLTCVQCGNVIGDFADIFSMSVEGPQGTFVNPGGYVHEMLTLTKATNLTYYSRPSTEHSWFPGYAWTIASCSSCHSHIGWKFTADKHKLKPQKFYGLTRKSMRAKLIGDGDEEEPQHII; from the exons ATGGATGACAGGCCGGCCAGGGAAGACGAGCAGGATGATGGGGAGGAGATGGACGTGCTGGAGGAGGATGACATGGCCCTACTAGACCCTCAGCCCCTGGACATGGTGCTGGCGGAGGAGGCGCTGCAGGACGAAG ATGATGGCGAGTACGAGGAGTACGAGGACCAGGACTCAGACCAGagtgaggagagtgagggggatgGCACCGGTGAGATGTATGacaccacccttccttccagACATGTG TATCTGGGTGAGACAGAGGAGCTTCGAGGCCGCACTGTGCAGGAGGAGAATGACTGCGTCAGCCTGCCACTGCTGCAGCACGTCTCCCTCATGAACCTGGTGCTGGTGCCCACCCAGACCCTgcccctctccatctcccagTCTGTCCAGGTGTCCATGCTTCGCTCAGTGATACTCAAGGATGGCACTTTTGGCATTGTTCATTCAAA GCCCACACAGGACGGCAGGCCAGGGCTGGCAAAGTATGGCACAACGGCAGAAATATACGAATATCAAGAGGAGGATTACAGTCAGACTATGTCAATCAAGGCTAAAGGTCGGCAAAGATTTAAAGTTATTTCAACACACAGAGAGATCACTGG GTTGACTGTAGCAAAGGTGCAAATCTTGCCTGAGATCCAGATGGGCAACCCCTTTGAGATGATGCGCCTCCAGTCCCTTGACAAGCTGACACTCCCCAGCCCTGAGGATGCCACCTCTCAAGCAGCATGGAAGAGAGATCTCA ATTCTGTTCGAACCTCAAACTGCTGGCGAGTGCGGAGAAGAAATGCCTGGCTCACCTCTTGGCCACTGTGGGTGTATAACCAGTATGATGACCTCTTGCTGGTGCAGAGGGTAGTCAAtgaactcatgaacaacaccaTGATCAAGCCTGCTGCTGTCAAG CTGCCTCGTGACCCACAAGATCTCTCTCACTGGGCAGCCATCAACCTCCCCCTTGACAACTCccaccgcctcttcctcctcagcctcAACACTCCCACACAGCGCCTCAAATACATCCTCTCGGTCCTCACCAAG TGCAAGAAGTTGACATGTGTCCAGTGTGGCAATGTCATTGGAGACTTTGCTGACATTTTCTCTATGTCAGTTGAAGGACCTCAGGGAACCTTTGTAAATCCCGGAGGTTATGTACACGAGATGCTCACCCTCACCAAGGCCACCAACCTCACCTATTACTCCCGACCCTCCACCGAACACTCATGGTTCCCAGG GTATGCCTGGACCATTGCCTCCTGCTCATCTTGCCACAGCCACATTGGCTGGAAGTTCACAGCTGACAAGCACAAGCTCAAGCCACAGAAGTTTTACGGCCTCACCCGTAAGTCCATGCGGGCTAAGCtgattggtgatggtgatgaggaggaaccCCAACATATTATATAA
- the LOC135104101 gene encoding protein cereblon-like isoform X1, protein MDDRPAREDEQDDGEEMDVLEEDDMALLDPQPLDMVLAEEALQDEGACQGSARPVGDEEWLCNAMVGDDGEYEEYEDQDSDQSEESEGDGTGEMYDTTLPSRHVYLGETEELRGRTVQEENDCVSLPLLQHVSLMNLVLVPTQTLPLSISQSVQVSMLRSVILKDGTFGIVHSKPTQDGRPGLAKYGTTAEIYEYQEEDYSQTMSIKAKGRQRFKVISTHREITGLTVAKVQILPEIQMGNPFEMMRLQSLDKLTLPSPEDATSQAAWKRDLNSVRTSNCWRVRRRNAWLTSWPLWVYNQYDDLLLVQRVVNELMNNTMIKPAAVKLPRDPQDLSHWAAINLPLDNSHRLFLLSLNTPTQRLKYILSVLTKCKKLTCVQCGNVIGDFADIFSMSVEGPQGTFVNPGGYVHEMLTLTKATNLTYYSRPSTEHSWFPGYAWTIASCSSCHSHIGWKFTADKHKLKPQKFYGLTRKSMRAKLIGDGDEEEPQHII, encoded by the exons ATGGATGACAGGCCGGCCAGGGAAGACGAGCAGGATGATGGGGAGGAGATGGACGTGCTGGAGGAGGATGACATGGCCCTACTAGACCCTCAGCCCCTGGACATGGTGCTGGCGGAGGAGGCGCTGCAGGACGAAGGTGCGTGCCAGGGCAGTGCCAGGCCTGTGGGAGACGAGGAGTGGCTATGTAATGCCATGGTAGGAG ATGATGGCGAGTACGAGGAGTACGAGGACCAGGACTCAGACCAGagtgaggagagtgagggggatgGCACCGGTGAGATGTATGacaccacccttccttccagACATGTG TATCTGGGTGAGACAGAGGAGCTTCGAGGCCGCACTGTGCAGGAGGAGAATGACTGCGTCAGCCTGCCACTGCTGCAGCACGTCTCCCTCATGAACCTGGTGCTGGTGCCCACCCAGACCCTgcccctctccatctcccagTCTGTCCAGGTGTCCATGCTTCGCTCAGTGATACTCAAGGATGGCACTTTTGGCATTGTTCATTCAAA GCCCACACAGGACGGCAGGCCAGGGCTGGCAAAGTATGGCACAACGGCAGAAATATACGAATATCAAGAGGAGGATTACAGTCAGACTATGTCAATCAAGGCTAAAGGTCGGCAAAGATTTAAAGTTATTTCAACACACAGAGAGATCACTGG GTTGACTGTAGCAAAGGTGCAAATCTTGCCTGAGATCCAGATGGGCAACCCCTTTGAGATGATGCGCCTCCAGTCCCTTGACAAGCTGACACTCCCCAGCCCTGAGGATGCCACCTCTCAAGCAGCATGGAAGAGAGATCTCA ATTCTGTTCGAACCTCAAACTGCTGGCGAGTGCGGAGAAGAAATGCCTGGCTCACCTCTTGGCCACTGTGGGTGTATAACCAGTATGATGACCTCTTGCTGGTGCAGAGGGTAGTCAAtgaactcatgaacaacaccaTGATCAAGCCTGCTGCTGTCAAG CTGCCTCGTGACCCACAAGATCTCTCTCACTGGGCAGCCATCAACCTCCCCCTTGACAACTCccaccgcctcttcctcctcagcctcAACACTCCCACACAGCGCCTCAAATACATCCTCTCGGTCCTCACCAAG TGCAAGAAGTTGACATGTGTCCAGTGTGGCAATGTCATTGGAGACTTTGCTGACATTTTCTCTATGTCAGTTGAAGGACCTCAGGGAACCTTTGTAAATCCCGGAGGTTATGTACACGAGATGCTCACCCTCACCAAGGCCACCAACCTCACCTATTACTCCCGACCCTCCACCGAACACTCATGGTTCCCAGG GTATGCCTGGACCATTGCCTCCTGCTCATCTTGCCACAGCCACATTGGCTGGAAGTTCACAGCTGACAAGCACAAGCTCAAGCCACAGAAGTTTTACGGCCTCACCCGTAAGTCCATGCGGGCTAAGCtgattggtgatggtgatgaggaggaaccCCAACATATTATATAA